The Oryza glaberrima chromosome 5, OglaRS2, whole genome shotgun sequence DNA segment GAGGTGGGTATTTACTGCATAAAATGTCTAAGAGGTGAGTGCACGATTATTTCAGTAGGATGGACACCTTCAGACTAGAAGGGATGACAAACTGGATATACGACTAATAGTGGATGAAACAAGAAGCAGTAGTGAAGAGAGTACCCAAAGATTGTTTAGATGAGAACCTGGTACATCATCTGTTCTAATCACTGCTCGAACGAACCAGGACGTCTGCCAAAGTCTTGTTTTCAGCACCTTCCTCCTTGCCTGAAGCGGTACATTTAATCATTTGTACAAGTAAAACATCACAATAGTAACACAGAACATACTAAAACAATATGGAATTCTCTGTATTTAAATATAAGGTTTGAGCTAGCAATAAAACTCTTCTTGTTGGGTAGGTAATGGAAAATTCAGCACAGCGAATCTATAATTGGCTTAATTACATGAATAAAGTTGTTATGAATAACTTTCAAATGGACAGTCTTATGTGTGATACAAACAATAGACATACCTGATATATGCAAATAAGTTAGCTTGCTAATTTTTGGTCCAGGGTTACACTCTTTAACTAATATAGTTCTTGACAAGTTGGAGAAGTAAAGAAGTAAGAGAAATACTTGAAAGAATGAGTTCATTTGCTAATTTTAGGTCCAGAGTTACACCCTATCTGATAAAATACTTGACTAGTTAGACAAATGAAGAAATCCTTAAATGGACATATCATCTGTATTAAACTATTAATTGTACTCTATGAACACAAAATTATAGAAAGATGGAAATAGAATGTGGATCATGTGGTGTaaattcacaattcacaaacatTAGATTATTATGAGTTCCAACAAATATATCCTCAAACATACATGGAAGGGTTTGAACGATTATACAACAGAACAGCAAcagaaatatatgtatataagttGATAGTTGAACTACTAAATTCCACAGCATGTGAGGTCATTGTCCTATTCCATAACCAAGATAACGAGATTAACAGACTATAAGATGTCAGTTTGACGAAGAATACTGAAAATGCATGTAAAGCAATGCTATAATGTAAAAACTAGCAAATGACCAGCACAGAGAACAAATTGTAACTAGCAAATAAAGAGGACAAGTTGAACATCACCTGCAGAAGGGATCCGACTTGACCCAAGCCAAGGTGGGAGCACACACGGTAAGAAGGTGCCAATGAGAAATGTTCGCTCATGGAACTCACATTCCCCCAAATCAGAACACCCCACCACCTCCCTCCTGTCCATGTCGACGGCGAGGACATGAtctccgacgacgacgcacACGACGCTGGCATTCACCGGGTCAATTGCACAGATCCAAGGGATTCTATCCTGCCATGGCCGTCCAGCTGCCGCGTTCTCCAGTGGCCGGCCAAGCGCCACCTGATGCTCAAGCGTCCAGCAGCCGTAGTCGTCGTCGAGGGCGAAGGAGCTGAGCACGAATGGCTTCTTCTGGGACACCTCGACGTAGCGCAGCCTCCCCTCGCTGACCCCAATGCGGCGGTACATCCCCTGAGCCAGCACTGACGCCATGAACTCCTCCCCCGTGGTTGGCTCTGGCAGCACGCTGCTCCGCGGCAGCTCGATGAAGCGGAGCTCTGGCCGGTCGCTGAACGGGTCGGCGGATATCACGCCCCAGCCCAGATCGACCCACCATATTCGTCCGGCGAAGGCTACCACCTCGTGGTGCGAGTGTACGTTCAGCTGCCGCGCGAGCgggagcggcgacggcaagcTCTCCAGCTTGTCCCACTCGCCTGTTTGCGACAGGAACCGCCACATCGCGAAGCCCCGATCCTTCCCGTCGCGGCCGTTCCCCTCGCTGAGAGATGCGACGGCGTACTCGTCGGGCGGCCCGTGACCGTGCCCCTGCGCGGACCGGGTGAGGAGGCCCGGGAGGTGGCAGAACATGGTCTTCTTGGTGCCGTTGATGTCCGGGAGGCGGAACAGCTCGCCGCTGATGGGGTTGCAGACGAGGCGCGTGATGTCAGGGTTCGTGttgacgccggcgagctcgcgttCCTGGGTGTCGCCGCGTGAGTTGTGGAGGTTAAAGCTGAGGCCGGTCAACTTCTTGCCTTGCTGCTGAGCCTGAGCCtgcgcgccggcgcggcggttgGCGACGACGCGGGCCGTGGCGCGGATATCGGTgaagtcgaggaggaggaggccgtcgctGGTGGCTCCGGCGTCCCCGACGACGGTGCGGAGGATGTCGCTGTTGGGGTCGAGGCCGACGAGGTGCTCGGGGACGACGAGGTGGGAGACGGCCGGGGGCTGGGCGAGCTCGATCGACGCGCGCTCCGCCGTGGACGCGCGTATCCTGGTGTACTGTATCATCGCCCACGGAGGCTGCGATGCGGCCGAGGAGAggccgcggcggagacggccggaggcggcggcggcggcggcggagaggtggCGGGGCAGCAGCATCTCGGTGAAAAAGTGGGGGTTAATTTGATAATTTCTCTCGTCTCCTTCGAACAGAGAGAAGGTGAAAGGAATTTTTGCGTGAGGAATTACGGAGttgatgagtagtactagtagttggGTGCAGCTGGCCTGGTCTACTGGGCTCGGTCCAGGGATTTGAACGACATTTTACGGCAAAGGGCTGTGTTTATTTGCGcccaaagtttagattttggttaaaattgaagatgatgtgactgaaaagttgtgtatatgacaggttgatatgatagaaaagaactgaagtttggatccaaactttgaatctaaacacagctaAGGTTTGCTGCACCCCTCCCTATTGGTGCAGCAAAATAAATTTTTGGAAAAGTAAAACAATATGTatcacaaaattttaaaaaagggcaaatgcacaaaaaaatttaagctACGCATCAGAGCATCGTTTTGTCATTTTTGAACTTTGCAGGTCgagctttttctttctttggcaAAGCGTCTGTACAAACCGAAAACATTATCTGCTATTTTCAGGGATTAGCAATGACTAACATTCTCAGGGCTACTGAAATTCCGCAAGACCCTAAAATCTTAACACATTTGCACATACTTTCTCAGTCCCAAAGTAACGtaatcattttatttttctatatttcaTAATACAAGGCACCTCTTTCTTACCACACCTCTTTCTTCCcaaaatttgtttttctttaaatcATCTAGGTTCAACATCTCTAATCCTACCCATGTATTGTATTTATTGAAATGATTCAAACAAGAGTGGTAATAATTCTTTTAAGTCTTTGACTATACTAATGGTGGTTATGTCGAGAAAATAATTGGAATGGCACCTCTATTGTACTGCCACCTACTTACTCTGTTCCAAAATGAATCAAACTCAAgagatgaatctagacacacatccTAGAGTTTGAgattttttgggacggagggaacaAACACCAATTTACGTACAGTATTCAGACAGTCACACTCACACATGCTGAATTTTGCATTAACAGACAAGTTGTGAATCAACATCTAAGACGTGCTCAAACACATGGCATTTTTGCCCGGATTCCACCTTCAAAACGGACTCAAAATCTTCTGCCAACGTCGTTAGCCGCAGCTCAAAGCCACAAACTCATTAGTGTCTAGGGAACGTCTGCCTAGCTGCTTTTAAGTACAATATTGATCAGTGAAACCCAAAATTCAGCGTTCAGCCAACGTTTagcaaacaaagaaaaagaggggggggggggggggggtggagtTTGTGATTGCAGCACCCAATGCCATTGTAGCGTTGCTTCATTAGAAAGAAAGACTTCCAAGTTCATCATAAATTCAGAACAGCTTTCACAAAACAACTTCAGAAACCAACAGAACAGATATCGCCTGTTAAATTCCATAGACCTGGAGAGAATGAATTAAGCATTAGCCCATCTCATTAATGATGCCAAGAGAGCGAGTGCTATGAGAAAGAACCTATTTTTCTTTGTTACAATATGGATGCATGCAAACAGAAATAATACTATAATCCCACATACctttttctcaattttatataaaaataggCATAATGTTTATTTTCTATATACCATTTCTTTGTTCCATAACAGCAAATATGTACATCTGATTGGCAGATCTAAAATAAAACACGATAGCCCTAATTTTTAATATGCTCAACATTTAAATCCGAAGTGCTACTAAAAGACCACAGTATAGGAATCATGGACTATTTGAAATTGAAGTAGCCATCTGGTAAATTAGGCTGTCTTGATCTGAGGTAACACTTAACAAATAATGATGGGTAGCAAAAAGTAACTAATCAGGAATGCAGTTTCCTTAACACAGGAAAGAATGAAATAGATGATGGTTTAAACAATGATAGCTAAGTACCaaatatacattatatatacCATTTCTATGGTGCAACAAAAACTAATGATTTCAGTCACTTGTGAAGAAACAGGAAGCTATGAAGTTAATAACTCATGATAACAAAAACAGttatttagttttttaataCGCAAGCTTTATTTAGGTTTCCATCTAGATAAGTTTTACTGGTACAACGCGAAGTTGATTCTCGGTTATAATGGGCAGATCGAACCAGACAAATCTATACAGTTGATGACAAGAGTAGGCCACGGTAACCATAATTATTTGTACACTATTTCACATTGAAATTTAAAGTACCAATAGCTTAAAACTGAAGTAGTATATCATATCATGTTCTACAGTACACACTACAGAAGGACTCAATTGACGCTACAAACATATATGGTCAGCAAAAGTAACTAGTCATAATTCTTGTTTCATTAACAAAGGAAAGGATGAAATAGATTATGGATTAAACAAGAATAGCAGAAGAAAGAACCATATGTATTTGCTTCTTCACCTCAACTCTTCATATCCCTGTCTACACGAACCAATGTGTCTGCCATGGTTTTGCTTCTGATGCTGGCCTTGGTGCTTGAAAGTGTTCCTACAGTGAGGGAGTTGAACCATTATAACACAAGAAATGGAAATAAACACTTCCCTACATTTGTTTACAATATGAAAGAGCATAACATCTCTACACTGAAAGACATTCGCTGTAAATGAGTTTGTCCCATCATAATTTAGCTACATTAGGTTGGCACAGACCACACAACATATGCATCAAGAAACAAAATGGAATTGCTAACTTGCTATACATGTTGACTGCAATTTAAGCAAATCTCAGCATTTAACATTGCACGTTTCCTTTTAATGACTTCGTAACCAATTTAACAGCAGAGGTGGCTCATGAAACAATAACATTCTCACAAGCCTCCAACCACATTGTTTAGTTTTGACGGGCGCATGCAAGACAGGGCTTTTCCCCCGATTCCTCCCAAATAGAGGAGATTCCAACAATCTGATTCCAATGAAAACCAGCAACCCAAACTCGTCTAGGGATCTCTGCTCAGCCAATTTTAAGTTCGGTATGCATCAGCAAAACCCAAATATAAATGCACATCCAATGTTTCCCCAAAATGACAGTTCGAGTTGCAGCACCAATTGGCAATTGCATCATAATACATCACCTCATAGAAAAGGGTAAAAAAGTCCTAATCCATCAGAACAGTTCTCACTgttaaatttcagaaaactggaAAGCAAAAGTTATGATTTGGGAACATCTCATTGATCAGGCAAGGGAAGAGAGTGACAAGAGAAAGAATCAATATTTATTGGTTCATCATGAACACAAGCAAACAGAGATGATATTATAGTCCCATATAGCTGGTCTTGTGGTGAATATGAGACATCCATGTGGTAGATAAAATGGATCAAAATCACCCATGGTAGTATGAATAGGAGTGAGAAGATAGTATTGGAAAAAGTTGATTGGCCATACAAATCAATAGTTTCTTAATATACTACCGATATTGCAAAACATAGTATAAGGCACCAAACCACTCGCCATTGCATTGCCACAGATCACACGCGATGCAATCATCTAGAAACATAATAAGATGGCTAAGCACATTAACTATTGAAATTCAAGAGGAATTCAGGCAGCTGACAATTATCACTTCTGTTTTCTGAAAAATCAACATGCCTACCTAAATTCCCAGAGATTATTCATGAAAACAAACCAACCTACCATAACATATGCATACTCATGTCGCAGGTAAAACATGCATATCAAAATAAAGCATGAGAAAGAAGAGAACCTGCAGAAGGGATCTGGAATTCCTCAAGCCACGGTGGGAGAACACATGGTGTGAGGAAACCGGTGAAAGGCGAAAATGGGCCAGTGCTGCAACCTATCTGCGAACGTCCGAGCACCTCACCCCGCTCCATGTCCACGGCAACACAAGAGTCACCAATTGTGAGGTACATTGTGCTCGCATTGAGTGGGTCAATGACACCAATCCGTGGCGTGTCATCCTCCTCCGGGTCTGGGTGGCATCCATCCACCCCGAGCCGGCTGAGCGCTACCCGGTGCTCCAGCGTCCAGCTGCTGCCATTGTCATCAAGGGCAAAGGAGCTGAGCACGAATGGCTCCTTCTGGGACACCTCGGCGTAGCGCAGCCTCCCCTCGCTGACGCCGACGCGGCGGAACCTGCCTAGCTTCCGTATCCCCTCCACGGGCTCCGTCACACTGCCCCTCGGCAGCTGGACGAATTGCAGCTCCGGTCGGTCGCTGAACGGGTCGACGGAGACGACGCCCCAGCTCACGTCGACCCACCACAGCCGGCCGGCGAAGGCCACCACCTCGTGGGAGACGTCCATCTGCCTGGCGAGTGGGAGCGGGGACGGCAAACCCACCAGCTTGTCCCATTCCCCTTTCTGCGAGAGAAACCGCCGCATGGCGATGCGCCGGTTGTCTTCCCCGTCCACGCTGAGCCACGCGACGGCGTACCTGTCCGGCGGCCCGTCGGGGCGGTCAGATTGGGTGAGGATTCCGGTGAACTGGCACCACGAGGTGTCCTTGGTGCCGTCGATGTCCGGCATGCGGAACAGCTGGCCGGTGACAGGGTTGCAGACGAAGCGCGTGACGTCGAACCGCCTGTCGAAGCCGGTCATCTGGCGCGCCAGGCCGTTGGGGTGGACGCCGACGACGGGGCCCGTGGCGAGGCCGTCGGTgaagtcgaggaggaggaggccgtcgccgctcgcgccgCGCACGCAGCCCCCGAGGAGGCGCATCTGGCTCCTGGGGTCGGTGAGGGGCCGGAGGTCGAGGAGGTGCGCGGGGACGTGGACGTGCGAGGCGCGCGGGGGCTCGGCGAGCTGGAACGACGCGCGCAGCGCCGCCAGGGAGCTCCTGGCCGCTTCCACGTGGAAGATCATCGCCCACCGcgggcgcgagggcggcgcggccgtggagagggtgcggccggcggcggcggcggcggagaggatcgagcggcggaggcggagcaggtGGTGCATtttggcggtggccggcgacgaggtggaaggggggagaagaggaggaggggggtttTGCTGCTTTTGTTTGCGGCGAGCGGAGAAGGCGAGAGGGGGGCGGTCGGTGCACGAGGGCTTGGTTCATGGACGGGGGCGGTGCCTAGATGTGGACCCAGGTGGGTTCACATGTTAGTGAAAGGACGTGGCTTACGACTGCGGGAGGCGGAGACCGGAGGGGAAAAGGCTCGCCACTTTTTGAACGCATTAACAGCCAGATGGCAGATCCCCACTGGTTGCTGTGTGTGCTTAATCCCGTCAGTCACTAATCTCCCGCCAAAACGCTCTGGTTCTTTTGGGCCCATACGGCCCGTATGGTTGGGGGAAGTTGGATTGAGAGTTTAGAGCGACGAGGCTATTAactattttgtttggttggaagatatgtaaattttggtgggatggagATAAGTtttgcctaaacaaatctcacCCATCCGTTTTCATTAGAAATTAGGAAAGGATTCTTCTTAGTTGGGAGCAGCTGACTTTAGATGATAACTGTTCGAACAAACTGTGGTGGACTCTGTCCAAAAATGGGAAATTCACTGTGAAATCTTTCTATAGAGCTCTCAAAATGCAACAGGTCAATTGTCCACATAAAAAGTTTTAGAAATTCAAAATTCCtctgaaaattaaaattttcatttggcTTTTTACCAGAAACAAGATTCTTACCAAAGACAATCTTTTTAAAAGAGGTTGGAGAAAAGGTGATAACAAATGTGCTTTTTTGATAAGGAGGAGACAATCCAGCACCTGTTTTTTAAGTGTCCTTTGGCCAGAATGTTATGGAATGTCATTGCTGTAGCTTTGAATCTCAAACCTTGTCTAAACAGAATAAATCTTTTTTATTCTTGGCTCAATAATATAGAGAAATTCACAAAAAAACCTTGTTGTTACTGGGATAGCTGCTGTTATCTGGACTATTTGGAAGTCCAAAAACAAAGTTTGTTTTGAGAATAAATTTCCTCAAGATCCTACTGATTTAGTGTATATGGCTTGTAATTTGGTGGATTCCTAGACTTGTCTACAGAAACAAGAAGCAAGTCGAAGAAGTTTGCAGCTGGGAACCATGGTACTAAGGCAGATGGCAAGTGAAGTATTCAATTCAAGTCATGGCTGGGAGGAGGCATCAGAAGAATTGGACCAGGTTAGTCTCTCCCTGGCAGTTTGATCTTGTTTGATACTCCTTGGAATGTCTGTTTAATCCCTAGTACTCTGTATCTAGGATCGTCATCTTGGTTAGGCCTGTAATGGTTAGGCTGATGGTCTTCTGTTCCTGTCCCACTCAGTGGTCAGGTTTGTCGTTAGTTCTCTGTTTTTTTACTACTTCTCAAGACTTGTTGTAATGACTATCATTTCTACTAAGAGAAATGGGGGCGCCATCGCcctagttctaaaaaaaaaaaatctaatattaAACTAAACTCtctatcaatttccaccacctctaccaaacaagatattgagactaaaaatcaaattcccatttTAATCTCACTATCCATTCTCTCATCTAAACTCCCAGTCCCCTTCCCTCCAGTTGCCAGAGTATGAGAGAGGAAATGGGAGTTTAGAATATTGAGCATTTTAATCTCTGCTCctttcgtttcacaatgtaagtcattctagcatttcccacattcatattgatgctaatgaatatcattagcatcaatatgaatgtgggaaatgctagaatgacttacattgtgaaacagaggaagtagtttGGTTGGAGGGCTTGGGAATTTCGaagggattgggattgggaattAATCCATCCAACTCCCCACCATCCTACCTTGTTAATTCACGAGACTTGGTGAGAATTAAACACGAGAAGTCTAAAACACCCCTCAACAATACCCCTGCAACCTCCACCGTCCGCTGGTGCGAGAAGGCACAAGATGCGCAAAACATTCCCATTCACCGGGTCGAGAAGGACTGAAACGTGCGAAAAATCCCCTGCCACTAGCACGAGGAGTAAAACGTGCACAAAATCCCTTGCCACTCGCACGAGAAGAAGTAAAACGCGCGCAAAATCCCCATCTCAATAGCACTTCTCTCGCCCTCTCCGTCCGTCGGGTGGCCATCATGAGAGGGAATAAATCCTGCGAAATATCACCATCTTAGCAGCACTTCTCCCATTCACCCGAGAAAACTACAACCTTTCTCACACAAGTTTGTTGTGTTCTCGAAaactcccccctctctctcctgtaCAGATCCAGACCGTGCTGCTAGGTCCGCCGCTGTCATGCCTTGTCTTCGAGTCGGTCCAGGGGATGGAACATAGGCAACGGGATATGGGGGCGGCGATGGAGTAGAGACCGGATGAAGC contains these protein-coding regions:
- the LOC127773000 gene encoding uncharacterized protein LOC127773000 gives rise to the protein MLLPRHLSAAAAAASGRLRRGLSSAASQPPWAMIQYTRIRASTAERASIELAQPPAVSHLVVPEHLVGLDPNSDILRTVVGDAGATSDGLLLLDFTDIRATARVVANRRAGAQAQAQQQGKKLTGLSFNLHNSRGDTQERELAGVNTNPDITRLVCNPISGELFRLPDINGTKKTMFCHLPGLLTRSAQGHGHGPPDEYAVASLSEGNGRDGKDRGFAMWRFLSQTGEWDKLESLPSPLPLARQLNVHSHHEVVAFAGRIWWVDLGWGVISADPFSDRPELRFIELPRSSVLPEPTTGEEFMASVLAQGMYRRIGVSEGRLRYVEVSQKKPFVLSSFALDDDYGCWTLEHQVALGRPLENAAAGRPWQDRIPWICAIDPVNASVVCVVVGDHVLAVDMDRREVVGCSDLGECEFHERTFLIGTFLPCVLPPWLGSSRIPSAGKEEGAENKTLADVLVRSSSD
- the LOC127773638 gene encoding uncharacterized protein LOC127773638; this encodes MHHLLRLRRSILSAAAAAGRTLSTAAPPSRPRWAMIFHVEAARSSLAALRASFQLAEPPRASHVHVPAHLLDLRPLTDPRSQMRLLGGCVRGASGDGLLLLDFTDGLATGPVVGVHPNGLARQMTGFDRRFDVTRFVCNPVTGQLFRMPDIDGTKDTSWCQFTGILTQSDRPDGPPDRYAVAWLSVDGEDNRRIAMRRFLSQKGEWDKLVGLPSPLPLARQMDVSHEVVAFAGRLWWVDVSWGVVSVDPFSDRPELQFVQLPRGSVTEPVEGIRKLGRFRRVGVSEGRLRYAEVSQKEPFVLSSFALDDNGSSWTLEHRVALSRLGVDGCHPDPEEDDTPRIGVIDPLNASTMYLTIGDSCVAVDMERGEVLGRSQIGCSTGPFSPFTGFLTPCVLPPWLEEFQIPSAGTLSSTKASIRSKTMADTLVRVDRDMKS